AAACCTAAAAACTCAAGTGCGTGCGGGCGGAGTTCCGGGTAATGAGCGACTCAGCGCACGCGACGAACGGGTCCGCGGCCGCCGTCGACGGCGACGCGGACACGGTGAGCCACGCGGACGAGGCGACCGGCGAGGCCGCCGAACCGTACACCTTCGCGGACCTCAGCGTCGTGATGGGGACGTACAACGAGGAGGAGGCGATCGGGACGGTGCTGGAGGACATCGACGAGGTCACCGACGGGGAGGCGGAGGTCGTCTGCGTCGACGGCTCCTCGGACCGGACGCCGGAGATCGCCCGCGAACACGGCGCGACGGTGATCGAACAGGAGCCGCAGGGGTACGGCGTCGCCGTTCGGGAGGCGGTCTTGACGCCCGACCGCCCCGTGGTCGTCACGACCGACTGCGACGACACCTACCCGATGGAGGCGCTGCCGGAGTTTCTCGCGGCGATCAACGACGGCGCGGACGTGGTGAGCGGCGACCGGCTCTACCACGGCGCGGAGGCGATGCCCGCGTTCAACAGGCTCGGCAACCACGCGTTCGCGGCGATCGCCTCGCTCCTGATGGGCGAGCGCGTCCACGACACCACCACCGGAATGCGCGCGTACCGCCGCGAGGTCGTCGAGGAGATCGGCTGGACCGAGAACACCGGCCTCTCCGCCGAACTCCTGATCCGGCCGCTGATGCGCGGCCACGACGTGCGCGAGCGCCCGATTCACTACGCCGAGCGCCTCGGCGAGACGAAGCTCGACCCGATCGGCGGCGGGGCCGCCATCGCGAAGTCGATCGTCACCGTCTGTCTCGAAGAGCAGCTGCGGCGCTTCTGAGCGGCGACAGCTCTTTTTCAATCATCTGCGGTGGCGCGTGCCTGCGAGCGGTCGCCCTCGGCGACCGCGAGACGGCACGCGCGAGGTTGCCGGCGCTGCGCGCCGGCTGCCAGAGGGGCCGAAGGTCCCTCGCTGGACGCGGCGAGCGCTCGGAGAGCGTGAGCCGCGAGGCTGGGGAGGCGTGAGGTGCTGTGCGGTCGCGGTGGGCGGGGCTCGAAGGGGCAGCCCGGAGGTGGACAGAGGCGACGTAAGCACCGCAGGAACGAGCGAAGCGAGTGAAGAGGAGCGCAGCGAGCGTCTGTCCACCTCCGGGCCAGGGCTTCGGCGGCCATGTCGCCAGAATGGATCGCGTCGTGGTGAGCGGCTGAGACTTCGACGGCCACACCACTCGATCCGGTACCGCGAGCGCGACCGACCTCCCGATCTCACTCGGTTTCGGCGGCCGTCTCGAAGACCACCCACTCCGAGTGCTCGTTGGGCTGGTCGGGGAGGTACGTCCCCTCGCTCCCGCACTCCGTGACGAGCCGACAGACAGACCGCTCGGGCGGCCAGACGACCTCGACGCGACCGGAATCGACCCCGCGGACCGTCGCCTCCTGTCGGTAGGTGAACGTCGAGCCGTCGGGCGCGACCAGCGTCACGGTGAGGACCGCGACGTCGCCCGCCGGGTCGATCGACGCCGAGCCGTTCGGCGCGCCCGCCAGCCGGACCCCGTCGGGACCGACGGACCACTCGACCGCGAGCGGGTCGCCGGCGTCGGGGTCGCTCACCGCGTACGTCGTCCGCCCCTCGCCGCGGCGCGTCTCGATCCGGACCCGAGCGGTGTCGACGCGCTCGGGGACCCCCACCGTCGTCTCGGCGTCCACGCGCGAGCCGGACCGCACCGCGATCGGCTCCAGTTTCGGCGTGACGCGGTCGTCCGGGTCCGCGGTCCACGCCCCGCGGTAGCCGTAACGGTAGTGAGTGCGGTTCGGGTAGGCGTCGAGGACCGCGAAGTCCTCGACCGGGTCGCGGTCGAGCGCGTACACCGCGTCCCCGTCGAGTCCCGGCTCGTTCCGAAGCCCCTGGAACGGGTGGTTGAGCCACTCGCCGTACGGCGTGGGGACGAACACCAGCGCGTCCTCGAACTCGGTCTCCTCGAACGGGGCGTAGGCGGCCTCGTGTTTGGCGTCGATGGCCGCGTTGCGCTCGACCGGCTCCGAGGCGGTCGCGACCGCGGCCCCGCCGGCGGCGAGCAGCGCGACCGCGACGACGAGCGCGACCGCGGCGCGCGCGCTCCCGTCGGACCCGGTCCGGGCCGCGATCCGCGCGCGGAGCCGCGGCAGCGACCGCGCTCCGGCGGCGACGGCGACCCCGCCGAACACCGAGAACGGGACGAGCAGGTCGAAGTGGTAGAACGGCCCGAACAGCGACGCCAGCCCGTCGGCCGGGTCCGACAGCGTCGCGAGCGCGTTGTGCGTCCCCCAGAAGAACAGGTTGCCGACGACGACGGCGGGAACGACGCCGGCGACGAGCAGGGCCGCCGTCCGCCGGAACGCCGGCGACCCGGGTGAGTCGGGGGAGTGGGGAGAGTCGAGTGAGTCGGAGGAGTCGTCCCCGGGGGCGGCGGCCGGGAAGAGGTCGAGACCGGCGCGCCACCGCCGGACCGCGACCGCGCCGCCGGCGAGCGCGAGCAGCGTCCCGACCGGTCCCGCCGCGACCCACCGGGTCGCGAGCACCCACAGCGCGTACCCGTTCGATTCGAGCGCCAGCGCGGGCGTGTACTCGACCGAGTGGCCAAGGATGCGGCGCTCGCCGAACCCGGGACCGTCCATCGGCGCGAACGCCTGATACGGGAAGGTGAGCGCGGAGCCGGTCACCCGCAGGTTGTACGCGAGCGTGACGCCGACGAACAGCGTCCCGAACAGCGCCGTCAGGCCGTGCCTGCGGACCGGGGCGGGGAGCGTCGGGAGGTTCAGGCCCTCGGCCGCGACCGCCGACCCAACCCGCCACAGCGCGTGTGCGATGAACGGGGCCGCGAACAGCACCGCGGTGAACGGGCGCGCGAAGAAGGCGATCCCGATCGCGACGCCGGCGACGCCGGCGGCCGCGGTCGACCCGTCGCGGACGCTCCGGAGGTACGCGACCGCGAACAGGAGGTTGAAGAACGTCGTCGGCGCGTAGGGGAGAAATGTCGCACCGGTGAGGACCGCCATCGGCGACGCCGCGAACAGGACGGCCGCCGCGAGTCCGGCCCGCCGACCGGCGGTCATGGCCCCGAGCAGGTAGACGAGCGCGGCGTTGCCCGCGGCGACCGCCGCGAGCGTCACCCGCGGCTCGTCGAACAGGGCCATCGAAACCGCGTACGTCGCCGCCGGAACGGGGCTGTACTTCGGGTAGAGCCGCCCGCCGTCCTCGACGAAGAACCACGGGTGGACGGCGTCGGCGAGGGGACCGGCGTGGAACTCCAGTTGCCCGCCGAGCAGGAGCGCGGCCTGCGTGAGGTAGACGCCCTCGTCGTGGTTCGCGGAGTGGTGCGAGAACAGGGTGGCGGCGACCGCGAACGTGAGGAGCCCCGCGGCGAGCGAGACGCAGACCGCGGCGGCCGTCGTCCGGTCCGCGCGAGCGACGCGCTGGCGGAACCAAGACGCGGACCACGCGAGAGGGGACGGGGCGGGGCGGGACGACACGGGGCGGGACGCGTCAGATGTCGACGCCGGCCTCGCGCATGAGGTCGACGGTCGCCTCCAGGTCGGACAGCTCCGTCAGGTCGATGTCCGGCACGTCGAGTTCATCGATCGTCGGGAGGTCGCCGATCGGCTCCACGTCGGGGATGAGCGGGTACTCGAACGTCGAGCGCGCGAAGTAGTCCTGCGCCTCCGCGGACAGCAGGTGCCGGACGAAGTTCCCGGCGAGGTCGACGTCCGAGGCGCTGTCGACGATCGCAGCGCCCGCGACGTTGAACACCGCGCCGGCGTCGCCCTCGGTGAAGGCGGTGTCTATCGTCGCGTCCGGGCTGCCGTCGAGGACGCGCTGGATGTAGTAGTGGTTCGTGAACCCGGCGTCGACGGTCCCGTTCGCGATCTCCTCGCAGACGCGGAACTCGTCGTCGTAGGCCGTCGCACCCGACTCGACGACGGCTTCGAGCCACTCGCGGGTGGTCTCGTCGCCTTCGAGGATCCGCATCGCGGTGACGAACGCCTGACAGGACCCGTACGAGGGGGCCCACGCGAGGTCGCCGTCGAACGCCTCGGGGAACTCCATGATGTCGCTCGGCACGTCGTCGGCGTCGTACTCGCCGCTGTCGTACGGGACGGTCCGGGCGCGCCCGGAGGTGCCGATCCACTGGTCGGTCCGGAACTCCTCGCGGACCAGTTCGGCCACGTCGCTCGGGATCGCCTGCGTGCGCCCCTCGTCGGCGAGCGCGCCGAGCGACCCGGCGTTGACGGAGTAGAACACGTCCGCCGGCGACCCCTCGCCCTCGTTGAGGATCGCGTTGACGTGGTCGGTGGAGTCGGCGTACCGGACGGTCAGGTCGAGGTCCGGGTACTGCTCGTTGATGTACTCGACGAGCGGGCCGACGAGGAACTCGTTGCGGCCGGAGTACACCGTCAGTTCGCCCGAGAGGTCGGGCATCTCGGAGATCGGCGTGCCGCCCGGGAGCTCGCGCCCCTCGCGGCCGGAGCCGATCTGTCCGATGTTCGACTGCGCGTCGCCGCCGGAGTCATCCGTCGTCCCGTTACAGCCAGCGAGGCCGACCGCGCCGACCGCGGCGGCGCTCGCGAGGAACCGCCTGCGGTTCGCGTTCGTGAGGTCGTGGTTCGTCATGTGTTTTAGGCTTGCCTAAATGGTTTTAGTCGTGTCGGTTCAGTCGTCCGCGACCGCCGACGTCCGGCTGACGGCGTCGAGGCAGTCGAGCCAGTCGCGCATGTACTCCCCGCAGTGGTTGAGGAACGCGCCGTTGTTCCACTCGTCGAACTCGCCCTCCGCGAGCGCGTCGGCCATCGCGGCGAACGCGGCCGCGTACGAGTCCGCGTCCTCTCCCACGCTGTCGATCACCTCCCAGACGTGTTCGTTCAGCTCCAGTCCGGCCACCTCGTTCGCGAGGTCGTCGAACGTCGAGCGCGGGGCCTTGTTGTGCTCGCAGAGCGGGTCGCCGTTGTAGATCCGCTTTCCGAGCACGTCGCAGGCGCGTTTTAAGAACAGCCCCGACCAGATGTCGTCGAACCGGCCCACGTCCCACTCGTTGTCGTCCATCGGCAGCTGGTAGAACGCGGGGATCACCTCGCGGCGGAACGCGAGGTTCATCGAGCAGACGGTGAGGTAGTTGCCGCGCGCGGCGACGAAGTCACGCTCGAAGTCGGCGGCGCTCGTGCGGGTCTGCGCCTGCCCTTCGAGGTCGCCGTCCATCAGGATCCGAACGGCGTCGAGGTCGGGGACGTTGGTCCACAGCCCCTGCGAGGCGACGACCTCGCCGGACTCGACCGCGACCGAGCCCGTCTCGACCGTCTCGTCCATCGCGGCGTACGGGTATCCGCGGGGGTACAGCCCGTGTTCGTCGGCGTTCTGGTAGAGGACGTTGACCCAGTCCTCGTCGGAGGCGACGCGCTCGATCTCGCCGCCGAACGCGAGGTTCCACATGTGACGGCCGAAGTAGTCCACGTCGTCGTGCGGGAGCGTGTCGTCGTCGATGAACACGCCGTAGTCGAACGACTCGTCGGCCCACATGTAGAGGAGGCCGAAGCTCGTCTCGGCGTGGCTCGCGGCCGGGACGACGTGACCGTACGCCGCCGCGTCGTTCGCCTCGTACCACTCCTCGCGGCGAGTCCCGTCGAACACCTCGCCGGAGACGCCGAGGTCGTCGAGCATCGCGCGCATCTCGTCGGTCTCACAGAAGTCCTCGGTGACCAGGACGAAGTGGAGCCGCGAGACGTCGAACCCGTGTTCGCGCGCGTTCTCGACGTACGCGCGAACGCATTCGTACTCCCGGATCGTCGGGACGATCACGCAGATATCCGGACCGTTGCGGTCCGAGACGGTCGCGTCCATACGAGCTTGTTTTTAGGCTTGCCTAAAAGTTTAGCGGTCCGACGCCGACCGCGTCGCGGCCGCGTCCGGTTCTGGCTCCGGATCGTCCGGGGAGCGGGTCACCGAGAGGTCGAACGCGGCCGCGACGACGCCCCCGCCGGCGATCGTGACGGCGTTTTTCAGCGCGTGGTCGAGCGCCGCCGCGGCGAGCGCGGTCTCGGCCGGGACGGGCGTGACCGCGACGACGATGCCGGTGAACGCCGCCTCGTAGAGGCCGATCCCGCCCTGCGAGAGCGGCAGCACCTTCGCGAGGTTCCCGGCCGAGACCGCGAGCGTGCCGACGACGAGGAGCGTCGCGGGGTCGACCCCGCCCCCGAAGCCGCCCACGAGCGCGGCGAGCACGAGCACCGCGGTCAGGGCGTCCGCCGCCCACACGACGCCGCTCGCGAGCGCCACCCGAGCGACCGCCCCGGCGTCGGCGGCGACCACCCGGACGGCGGCACCGAACCGGACGGCGGCGTCGACGGCCCCGGAGAGCCGGGAGCCGGCCGCGCGCTCGCGGAGGGTCGGACCGAACCGTCGGTCGCCGCGAGCGACCGCGACGCCGACGGCGGAGAGCGCCGCGGCCGCGAGCGCGGTCCCGGCGGCGGCCGCGACCGCCCGCCCCGACCCGTCCGGGGGCACGGACCGGCCCCCGGCGAGGAGGGCCGCGAGCGCGGCCCCGCCGGCCCCGCCGAGCGCGCCGAGCGCGACCAGGTCGAAGGCGCGCTCGACCGCCAACGACGCGACGCCAGTCGGGTACGGTACCTCGCGCCGGCGCTTCAGGAGGTACGCGCGGACCCCGTCGCCGGCCCGCGCGGGGACGACCAAGTTCGCGGTCTGGCTGGCGAACACGGCCGCCGTGAGGAAGCCGGTCCGACAGCGGTGCCCCATCGGCGCGAGGATGTCGCCGTACCGCCGGCCCCGGACCGGCCACGACAGCAGGTAGACGACGAGCGCCGCGAGGAGGAGCCGCGGGTCCGCGGCGGCCGCGGCCGCGACGACGGCCTCGGCGTCC
This genomic stretch from Halorubrum hochsteinianum harbors:
- a CDS encoding dolichyl-phosphate hexose transferase; translation: MGTYNEEEAIGTVLEDIDEVTDGEAEVVCVDGSSDRTPEIAREHGATVIEQEPQGYGVAVREAVLTPDRPVVVTTDCDDTYPMEALPEFLAAINDGADVVSGDRLYHGAEAMPAFNRLGNHAFAAIASLLMGERVHDTTTGMRAYRREVVEEIGWTENTGLSAELLIRPLMRGHDVRERPIHYAERLGETKLDPIGGGAAIAKSIVTVCLEEQLRRF
- a CDS encoding glycosyltransferase family 39 protein — its product is MSSRPAPSPLAWSASWFRQRVARADRTTAAAVCVSLAAGLLTFAVAATLFSHHSANHDEGVYLTQAALLLGGQLEFHAGPLADAVHPWFFVEDGGRLYPKYSPVPAATYAVSMALFDEPRVTLAAVAAGNAALVYLLGAMTAGRRAGLAAAVLFAASPMAVLTGATFLPYAPTTFFNLLFAVAYLRSVRDGSTAAAGVAGVAIGIAFFARPFTAVLFAAPFIAHALWRVGSAVAAEGLNLPTLPAPVRRHGLTALFGTLFVGVTLAYNLRVTGSALTFPYQAFAPMDGPGFGERRILGHSVEYTPALALESNGYALWVLATRWVAAGPVGTLLALAGGAVAVRRWRAGLDLFPAAAPGDDSSDSLDSPHSPDSPGSPAFRRTAALLVAGVVPAVVVGNLFFWGTHNALATLSDPADGLASLFGPFYHFDLLVPFSVFGGVAVAAGARSLPRLRARIAARTGSDGSARAAVALVVAVALLAAGGAAVATASEPVERNAAIDAKHEAAYAPFEETEFEDALVFVPTPYGEWLNHPFQGLRNEPGLDGDAVYALDRDPVEDFAVLDAYPNRTHYRYGYRGAWTADPDDRVTPKLEPIAVRSGSRVDAETTVGVPERVDTARVRIETRRGEGRTTYAVSDPDAGDPLAVEWSVGPDGVRLAGAPNGSASIDPAGDVAVLTVTLVAPDGSTFTYRQEATVRGVDSGRVEVVWPPERSVCRLVTECGSEGTYLPDQPNEHSEWVVFETAAETE
- a CDS encoding extracellular solute-binding protein, which gives rise to MTNHDLTNANRRRFLASAAAVGAVGLAGCNGTTDDSGGDAQSNIGQIGSGREGRELPGGTPISEMPDLSGELTVYSGRNEFLVGPLVEYINEQYPDLDLTVRYADSTDHVNAILNEGEGSPADVFYSVNAGSLGALADEGRTQAIPSDVAELVREEFRTDQWIGTSGRARTVPYDSGEYDADDVPSDIMEFPEAFDGDLAWAPSYGSCQAFVTAMRILEGDETTREWLEAVVESGATAYDDEFRVCEEIANGTVDAGFTNHYYIQRVLDGSPDATIDTAFTEGDAGAVFNVAGAAIVDSASDVDLAGNFVRHLLSAEAQDYFARSTFEYPLIPDVEPIGDLPTIDELDVPDIDLTELSDLEATVDLMREAGVDI
- a CDS encoding lysylphosphatidylglycerol synthase transmembrane domain-containing protein; translation: MNPRVVAARLRERLSGIRERLPRGSIAVAGTVLVLAVGGAVLARTLDAEAVVAAAAAADPRLLLAALVVYLLSWPVRGRRYGDILAPMGHRCRTGFLTAAVFASQTANLVVPARAGDGVRAYLLKRRREVPYPTGVASLAVERAFDLVALGALGGAGGAALAALLAGGRSVPPDGSGRAVAAAAGTALAAAALSAVGVAVARGDRRFGPTLRERAAGSRLSGAVDAAVRFGAAVRVVAADAGAVARVALASGVVWAADALTAVLVLAALVGGFGGGVDPATLLVVGTLAVSAGNLAKVLPLSQGGIGLYEAAFTGIVVAVTPVPAETALAAAALDHALKNAVTIAGGGVVAAAFDLSVTRSPDDPEPEPDAAATRSASDR